Proteins from a genomic interval of Arachis hypogaea cultivar Tifrunner chromosome 10, arahy.Tifrunner.gnm2.J5K5, whole genome shotgun sequence:
- the LOC112717567 gene encoding aluminum-activated malate transporter 4-like, whose translation MDARVGTSKESLLPQRNYTDFNGNNNDDDGIQCTRMQRIKNGFREFWLHLHPMDRSGFRKLMFAIKSGLSLALVSLFIYVEQEQLNKYSIWAILTVIVVFEFSVGATLSKGLNRTLGTTLAGGLALVIGELSMLAGKFREIAIVSSIFIAGFLASYVKQHPNMKPYEYGFRVFMLTFCCVNGYLQCVEYQRVPSKILIYQASDDPLYRGYRAAVQSSNQEETLLDFALWEPPHGPYYKFNYPWRSYVNVSGALRHCAFMVMAMHGCILSEIQAPAEKMMVFSNELQKVGNEGAKVLRQLGSKVQKMEKLSNADILFDVHEAAIQLQTKIDQQSFLLVNYDSWKMTRKNNKENETLDNSIDMKVYENKEYLINLINNENGDDNSNSNIEPSLVRDSSSVSQSTTSLNRYWSRPHLTLQGEISEPELKVYESASSLSLATFASLLIEFVARLQNLVDEFQDLSEKAEFKNQTL comes from the exons ATGGATGCGAGGGTTGGAACCAGCAAGGAGAGTCTTCTCCCGCAGAGAAACTACACTGATTTTAATGGCaacaataatgatgatgatggaaTACAATGTACTCGAATGCAAAGGATAAAAAATGGGTTCCGTGAATTTTGGTTGCACCTTCACCCGATGGATCGTTCAGGCTTTAGAAAACTGATGTTTGCAATCAAATCAGGGCTCTCCTTGGCCCTCGTTTCGCTCTTTATATATGTTGAACAGGAACAACTCAACAAGTATTCAATCTGGGCCATCCTCACTGTTATTGTGGTCTTTGAATTTAGCGTAg GTGCAACCCTTAGTAAAGGATTAAATCGCACTTTGGGAACAACTTTAGCAGGAGGACTTGCTTTGGTTATTGGAGAGTTATCCATGTTAGCTGGAAAGTTTCGGGAGATTGCTATTGTATCTAGTATATTTATTGCAG GATTTTTAGCAAGTTATGTGAAGCAACACCCAAACATGAAGCCATATGAATATGGATTTCGTGTGTTCATGTTGACATTTT GTTGTGTTAATGGTTACCTTCAATGTGTTGAATATCAGAGGGTCCCTTCAAAAATTCTTATTTATCAAGCATCGGATGATCCACTTTACAGGGGTTATAGAGCAGCAGTACAATCATCAAATCAGGAGGAAACACTG TTAGATTTTGCATTATGGGAGCCACCTCATGGTCCATATTACAAGTTTAACTATCCTTGGAGAAGTTATGTTAATGTGAGTGGAGCCCTGAGGCATTGTGCTTTCATGGTCATGGCAATGCATGGATGTATCCTTTCGGAGATACAG GCCCCTGCTGAAAAGATGATGGTGTTTAGTAATGAACTTCAAAAGGTTGGTAATGAAGGAGCCAAAGTATTGCGTCAACTTGGAAGTAAAGTTCAAAAGATGGAAAAGCTAAGCAATGCAGACATACTCTTTGATGTACATGAAGCTGCTATCCAACTACAAACGAAGATTGACCAACAATCATTTCTTTTAGTCAACTATGATAGCTGGAAAATGACAAGaaagaataataaagaaaatgaaaCTCTTGATAATTCAATAGATATGAAAGTCTATGAAAATAAGGAATATTTGATCAATTTGATTAATAATGAAAATGGAGATGATAATTCAAATAGTAATATTGAACCCTCATTAGTGCGAGACTCTTCAAGTGTTTCACAAAGTACAACATCACTAAATAGATACTGGTCTCGGCCACATCTAACACTTCAAGGAGAAATTAGTGAGCCTGAACTCAAAGTATATGAAAGTGCCAGTTCCTTGTCATTAGCAACATTTGCTTCACTTTTAATAGAATTTGTTGCAAGGCTTCAAAATCTTGTAGATGAATTCCAAGATCTTAGTGAGAAGGCAGAGTTCAAAAACCAAACTTTATAG